The genomic DNA aagtttggatatttgggcggacATATTGATCTCGGGGTTTTAGCCCTTTGTTAAAAGGATAGTGGCGCAAGGGTTTAAGCTTCCCTTTGGGCGCGTGACTATCGCTTGTtagtttctttcttccttctatAAGACCAATGCGCGACCGCGCAAGGTTAGAAGGGTTGAAAGACCGGTTGGTGGTATGGTCCCGTATCTCTTTTGTGAGgttttttgggaccttaccccttcaattATTATTCAATGTGAACAAGATACATTTAACAGGATAAAATATAGACGATTCAATAACAAATGACATCACATGTTTAATTCAACTACATATTAATGGTTGAAAAACACATATGACATGGGACTTTTAGGACGATTAAATATAAGAAGTTAAATAACACAAATGATATGACACTTTTGACACGATTATTGACACAACTCGCTTAACTTGATTAACACGACAAGATAAAAGTTAGCATAAATTACAATTCATAAAATCTTCGACGAACTATGCTAGCCAATTAAAGGAGGGAATTTAGTTAAGATATATTTTTTACATGGCCGGGTGGGGTGGAGGATGGTTGGCGAACGGCTAGGACCCGTCTCCCCAGAGGCCGAAACTAAAAGAAAACTTAAtatatacttttgatttttatacattgttttttaaatatatatgttttaggGGCCCATTTTCTCTCTTGCTCGAGCCTTTGGATTTTTGGAATTCTTGGTTGccttataaaaaaataaaaaccaaagaTAAGTCCAGTATGATTGGTTCTATTTTTTATCTTGTACACCCATTTGCTTAAAAGTTTTAAACTTAAGCTGAAGTTAGTTTTAGTTAATGTTTTTGGCTAATAAACGAAATAACTGTAACCGAATTCATAACCCCGATTAACCGTAACCAAAGTTAGGTTATGACTACCGTTATGGAAATCCCACAACCGAAACTAGCAGTTATGGTTAATGGTAAAAACCGAACTAAACCGACCTATGTACACCCTAATATCTACGATCATTATATAGATTGTGAGGTTAAGAAAACTCGTGTAAGACTAGAGTAACTTCGGGGAAAGTTGTGAGTACCTTCAGGGAAAGTTACATGAGTTTTCATCGCTGGTACTTATTTTCCTTTTTTGTGGAAATTAATTATTAGCAATTATTTATATCCATGAGTAAACTGTTAAAATGGTCTCTGAGATTtagtcacttttgccactttagtccaaaactcaaatcttttgaatctaggtccatgtggtttcaattttgttgtcattttcattcaaaatcaaaatctggtcatTTTTCAATTAACACCCTGGTTGTTTGtatttttcctcccttttaatgaagagcaaaatggtcttttaaggTTTATTgtaagaaattaaaaaaaattgactaTTTTGCCATTCATTAAAaaggaggaaaaagacaaaaaaaaaaaaaaaaaaaaaactgaatgttagttgaaaaatctgaccagattttgcttttagatgaaaatgcCAACAAAATTGAAATCACAAGAATCCAGATTAAAAAGTTTTGAGTTTTatactaaagtggcaaaagtgacgaAACCTCGTATACCCTGTATCTACTTATGTTTCGATGTCTAAACAGGAAACTTAATCTAGAAGACCGAAATTTGGTCAACCTTTAGAAGGTATATAGTCAACAAATTACTACGGGATGGCACGTCCACACCTTCTAGATCTTTACAaagaaaataatattattttaattataaacatttaatatatagttttttgaTATTTATTATAAACATATAATAATATAAGTTCGAGAGAACACATGAAAGGAGACCATGTGGTTCCATGTGTTATGGGAGTTGAACAGGAAAAAATATACGTTACTTGACTGATCCTTCTCAAATTCAAAACTTCTCCAACGACCATGccttattattattttattaatatctaaccttttcttgtttttttattaaactaaTATATATTTAAATGAATAAATCCGGCATGATTTTTAATTATTAATCACATAAGAAAAGGAATCTATTAGTTAACAGTTTGAACAAAGATTAATTAGACTGATATACAGATAtacaagttaactattttattctTATTATTTAATCGGGTATAGACAAATTGTCTTAATTTTTATATCTTCCACATCAATCATATAACATGAGTACAAAtaatcttaatttttttttatcttcCACATCAATCATTTAGCATAAATAATAATCTTCTATCTTTCACATTGATAATGTATACACAATTACATATTATGTGTGTGTTTTgaaatttttaaatgttttaagttttcattttttgtattTATCTTTTAATGATAAATTGAACAATGGTGCTTGTCTATTCATACTTTTAAAAGTATTGCTTTACCGTACCATAAAAGTTGATATTCCTTCCTGATAGTAAGGACCAGCCACATGATTAAATAACTTGAAATTCTGCACAAAAATGTGAAGAAACAAATAAAAACCCTTACAATGAATCTATAATGCTATCAAATTATATCATGGATTATATACCAATTTCTTTTAGAAAGATTACATGAATCAAATATATGGTGCTTTATACATAAACTTAATTAAAAGTAAGTGTGTGGTTAATGGGTATTTAAACcagtcaattttttttttttttttatcaatacTGATAATCAATTTTTTCGATTTAATTTTCTTGACTCTAAATTGTTGTTGAAAATTTATAACTTGAGGGGTAAGCTTTCATGATTCCAAAAAAGCATAAACGAAGGTACAATGAAAAGATCCCCCACTACTTATTTTTAAAGTCTTCAAAGTCAAaaagaaagaagagaaaaagTATATAATGTGAGTGAATGATAATAATATGCCCAAGATATCCTAGATACCCAGAAATCTTAGTAGAGAATATTACGATGACTAGTGGTTAATTATAGTGTTGTTCTATGAATGATATAATACACAATATTGTTTTATTCTTGAATTACATATTTACGCTATGGGATGTGACATAGCGTTACGCATCACCTCATCTCTTTAACGATGAAAACACCGGCGGGGGCACCAAAGTAGGGCGTCAGCTCTGGTTTCATTATATCCCTTTTTGCGGCATGAGAAAGGGAGAAAAATGGGGGCCACCAACAAGCAACCAATCAGATTTCCTTTTAgcttttcttttttactttttctttattttttttaatctttagtTAAACCGACTCGGGCTAGTTAAAGAGTGGATCAGTTAAAGGTCATTGTCTATGTAGCGCTAACATTGGGTGTTACGTTAAACCACACCATCCAACCTTCCGGACTAATTACAATTGTCATTTTATAACATTTAGCTATGGTGTAACAATGTTACCAAACTTTTGTATATAAAAACACGTTATAGCTTCACTTCCTCCAACTTTGTTAAACATTATAATATAATTGTCATTTCTTTAAAAAGTAAAATACCTAATCAAGTTGGGGTGTAAAATATTACTAAAAAAATAGCTATTGAATATTCTTACAATAGGTGGAAGCAAGAGGAATCATCTACAAAAATGAAAAGAATAAAAGATaagaatataaagtaatatccaaTTTTTATTACTATACAATATTCTCTAGACATATTAGTGTTTTCTAACATTATCACCTAATCACCTTTGGTGACTTCTAGCCTAATGCATTAACGTGTGATTGAAAACGTTTCTTTATATGAAGTTTAGAGTTCTGTTTCCGTAATGGAAAGTGGTATATCTAAGAGTATGATCAGTAGGTAATAGGTATCGAGTTAttctaaaaaagaaaaagaaaaacgtAATCATCTTTCACAGCTAAACATGAAcgattttatatgattttataCAAGGTTGTGGGGTGTGGGTTGACACCACTCCTTCAAATAGAGGCTTTTGATTGTTGATCAACCCTATCAACACAAACCACCCTTAGCGTTAGCGCTCGTTTAGCCACTCACAAACCCACCTTTGACGTCCTTGAGGTGGTGTGCCAGGCTTTAACAAACTGATGTAGAAGGAGACATCAACCTACACCATCCAGTCTAACCGTGAAAACCGCCATAAGGTTTTCTTTATAGTTTTAGTTAGATATATTTTTTTGCCAGCAAACACAAGAAACTATATTAAACAAATAGGCCTAGCAAGAGGCAACAACATCCTGCGATAGATACAAGAAAAACGTGTAACTCAGCACAAAACATAACGAACAGCCCAAACCACCTACAGAAAATACTAAAGTACTTATGTGACCTTTACATAAATAAAGTTAGTTTTGTGTTAACATCTCTAAAGAAAAATATAATGTGGTTTAGCAATTAATTGTATTCATTAGAAAGATATCAGGTATTCAACACTTTGTATTATTAAGATAAATCCAATAACACACAACATTAGTATAAATTATATCCTCATAACTCTTGAATATTGTatctttaaaataaaataaacatttaaTTAATTTTTAGTAGTGCTGGCAGTTTGAGACATGAACACGAAACGACACAACCTCAACAGGTTTATGTTTGAcccttaacaggtttcgtgtcttAAACAAATCGACACAATAAGACCTGTTAGCTTTCGTGCTGTGTTCGTATTTACATATTTCGTGTCTTATCAGGTTATGTTCGTGCCTTAACAGGTTGTGTCTGTGTCTGACACGGTATGCTAGCCCTAGACTCCACACACCACACCACCCCTTCTAGGGCgagttcgtgtcttaacaggtcatgCTCGTGTATTAACATGTTGTATGATACACTTGTAAATTAATTcatgtcttaacaggtcgtgttcTTGGAAAAACTGACACAATAAGATTTTGTGCCGTATTCGTGTTTGCATGTTTCGTGTTCATGTTTACATGTTCCGTGTCCGTGTCTGTTTAGAATATTATAGAATATTATTTCAACTTCAAGCATCGGAAAACAAGTAAAACTAAACAAAATAACTGCAACATCAACACAGAAAGAAGATACAGAAACTGAAAACTCTTATTCAGATTCGAAGGCAAGAAAAACAAGGATGATGACATCTTACAGCCATGAACATACACACCATCACTTTATCCATCTTCCTATTTACTCTTCCCTATTTACAAAATCTTCTACATAGATCACTCACTCACTCATTCATTCATCCATTCTCCATATACTACTAGTGGTAaaagataaacaaaaaaaaaacagagtaATGTAAATGCAGAGATTGCAGACCTCCTCAACTTCAGAAGATTCATTGAACTTTCATTCTCTCTCTTTCTGTTGATTCATCAAGGATTCAAAATCAACAGATCAAAAAACCAGTGTTGATTTCAGAATATCATTACAATTTCACAGAAGCTTTCTTTCTCAAGTCAAATCAGCCATAGATCTGGTTTCACCTCCACTTACAACCCATGGATGTCCTGTAAAAAACATTCACAAATCAATATTAATAACCTATACAGTATACACATCTGAATCTGAATAATATCTATATAGAAATATAAGATTAAAATTTAACAACTTACTGAGGACTTGTTCAGCAGATAATCTTCTAGAAACATCTTTACACAGCATTTTCCTCAACAGATCTTTAACTTCCGGTGAAACAGATTTGAAAATTCTCGTCGGAAACCGCAAATTTCCACGCAAAACCGCCTCAAAAGTCTCCGCCGGAGAGTCACCGTAAAACGGAGGAACTCCGGCCAACATTATGTACAAAATCACGCCGGCACTCCACACATCAACCTTCTCGTTGTACTCTCTACCGGACAAAACCTCCGGCGCCACATAATACGGTGTACCTACGATTCCGGTCATCATTCCGGCATCACTCATCGCAAACCACTCCGCAGATCCGAAATCCGCAAGCTTCAATTCGCCTCTAGAATCAAACAAAACGTTATCCGGCTTAATATCACGATGCGCTATACCTAACCGATGACAATAACTGATCGCTAACATCAACGGCGAGAAGATCGAGGCCGCTTCGGTTTCGGAAAACACTCCGGAGCGGTTCGAGATCCGGTCGAAGAGGTCCGGCGAGTCACAGAGGTCAATAATCATATGCAAATAGTTATCGTCTTCGTATAACCGGTGGATCTGGACAATGTTAGGGTTTCCGCCGAGGATGTGGAGGATTTTAGGCTCTTTTTGGAGGCACTCGCGGTCGGTATGATCGGAGAGGAGGCGTTTGTCGATGGATTTGCAGGCGAATGAGTCGCCCGAGACGGTGGAGTAGCAGCGGTAGACGACGCCGAAGCGGCCTCTGCCGATCTCGCCGGTGAGTTGATATTCGTTGTTCAGAAGCTCCTTCATTGTTAGGGTTAGTTGTAACCGCTTGTTGAAGGTTGTTACGGAGTGATGGGGGTGCAGGTGGGTTTTATAACAGAAATATGTGGGTTTAGAAATATGCGAATATTCGTATTCGAGAAGTTGAAAAGGATATTTGGTGTGTGATGGAATCGGTTACTTGTACATGTTGCAGTGGGTGTTGTACGTTGAAATTGAATGTTGTTGCTTTGGTTTTTAGCTTTTTTCCAGCTAATATGTTTCTgggaatttttttttgtttttttgcaaAAATAATCGGAATTTTTCTTTGAACAATTTTGTGGTTTTTATTTTCGCGTACGTACATTTTTTCGCTGAAcattcagttcgtttacagcccaCTATATATTACACAGATTGaataaatattttctaaaaatattaatttcaaATTAAATGACATACAGTTCTTAAAATTTATAGTTCATCAGAAGTTGAAACGTGACGTCGAATATTTAATATGAGAAAGAAACGAAATGTATAAATAAACTGACTAAATCCTAAGAGTTCTGAAAGTTTTGCGATTATTTAAAGTTCTGAAATGGAATCAACgctttattaaaaaatattatatattatagaTTGTTAGAGTATTAACATATATTTTTGTTATAGGTTAGTAtttatgtattttattattatttgtattttcatttatatttttatattaaaagtctAAAACGTTAGTAAATCCGTGTTATTTCtgcttattttattataattcaaTTTTATTAATCCTTATTATAAAGTAAAGACATGATAATTTTAAATGAAAAAAGACGAAATTCatggattaaaataatataatttttaTTTGAGTCTTATTAACAAATACTATCTATATCTATTTATATagggtaaaagataaaaagttaaAATTCATAGATTAAAATAAGATATTTTTTATTTGaatcttattaacaaatattatctatatctatttatttaCACTAAAAGATAAATAAGATAAAATTCAtgaattaaaataatatatttttatttgaatcttattaacaaatattatctatatctatttatttTGACTATTTATTTTGACGAGAAAGAACAATTGAAATCACCCAATAGAGTTCTATGTGTCCCCAtatgatttattttattatatagtatagatatagatatagattgcATATTTATGTGATGAGAATGATAATTTTAAATTGTGTTATCATTAATTCAAAATTATAATTCAAAACTTAATACGAATTTGGGATTTTAGAGCTGATTTGATCAGACTATTCGAATTCGAATTATGTAGATATTTTTTACTTCTTTTTCTGTAATTTGTCGAATTATGTATATAATTTTTACTTCTTTTTCTATAATTTGGATTATTTTAATAGAATTCAAATCATGAGAACAAAAATGTGGTTCTAGTCGCAGGCGTTGTGGCacatttgtattatttttttttgttttttagtaaATGTTAAATAAATATTAGTCAATCATGTAAACGCGGCATGAGGAGCAACAATGTGGTTCTAGTCGCATGCGTTGTGGCACATTtgctataatttttttttaaatgttaaataatATTACTTAATCATGTAAACTCACCTTGATCCACAACACTTATCACATTTCACCTCTACAAAACATAAATCATGAATGTGAAACCTGAAACTCTTCACCACCTGTCTATATGtcatgttatttatttattttcgtccctgagatttgaTATTTTTTTGACTTCTATCCTTGAGATGTCATTTCCATACAAAAAGTTTGAAATACTGCCATTTTCATCCTTGATGACCAAATTTCAAAGGACGAAAGTCGCAATAATTTGCAAAACTCAAATATAAGCTTGGCAATAAAATGCAGACCAAAAGGAGTTAAATGCACAAAAAGTCAttttagataaaaaaaaaaaaagcaaaaatgaCTAAACCTCATGatgattttggcattttactagTTTCTTTATCATATTTCATTTTCACTATAAGACTATACGGTGTGGAGGTCTTGAAGATGGGGCGTTAAGCGTCATGTGGCAGCCACGTATGCAAGTGGGCGTGGTAAAAAAAACACATGATGGTGTTGGGCGTGGAAAGGGTCCCACCTagtgtttaaaaaaaatacaaacctcCTACCACAAACCACTCATCAATTCGCGCCCATCACCAACCAAATTACCCCCTACACCGGTAAAGAATCCCCCGCCCCACACACAATGCCGTGGAAAATGCCAGGCACAGAGTGGTTTGATGGGTGTGGACTTGCCTTCACGCCCGATTTTCACGCCCCCGCCTTGTGGTTAAAACTGAAAAAATAAACACTTATATATCTTCCtatatactaataaatgaaaatcttttctggacacgtgtcactttCTGGTGCTTTCCCATCTTATTTTTCTGTTTATctttcatattaaataataataataataataataataataatttcaaacaaaaattagataagaataaatatttgttttctataaataattttaaacaaaaatttagataatgatcatattaaataataataataataataataataataatatcaaacaaaaattagataaaaatgaatatttgttttttctataaataattttaaacaaaaatttagataaTGATAAATGTTTGTTTTAATATCATTGAATATTTTTATTTCCATATCTTTTTAATGTTTCATTATTCATTTTGCTACATACAAAGTAACTTTTTAACT from Helianthus annuus cultivar XRQ/B chromosome 7, HanXRQr2.0-SUNRISE, whole genome shotgun sequence includes the following:
- the LOC110889251 gene encoding phosphoenolpyruvate carboxylase kinase 1, which gives rise to MKELLNNEYQLTGEIGRGRFGVVYRCYSTVSGDSFACKSIDKRLLSDHTDRECLQKEPKILHILGGNPNIVQIHRLYEDDNYLHMIIDLCDSPDLFDRISNRSGVFSETEAASIFSPLMLAISYCHRLGIAHRDIKPDNVLFDSRGELKLADFGSAEWFAMSDAGMMTGIVGTPYYVAPEVLSGREYNEKVDVWSAGVILYIMLAGVPPFYGDSPAETFEAVLRGNLRFPTRIFKSVSPEVKDLLRKMLCKDVSRRLSAEQVLRHPWVVSGGETRSMADLT